A stretch of Aureispira sp. CCB-E DNA encodes these proteins:
- a CDS encoding type I restriction-modification system subunit M: MSEEHKKQLEQQLWNIANTLRGKMNADEFRDYILGFIFYKYLSEKMHLYANRLLAGEDIEEYTQIDEASAEGEEYLTAIRTEAVETLGFFLKPSELFHQVALRGAAQAEDENAEAQSNFILQDLTDILKSIEQSTMGAGSEDDFEQLFEDLDLTSTKLGRTEKDKNALVAKVLAHLDKIDFKLEDTEADVLGDAYEYLIGQFASGAGKKAGEFYTPQQVSMVLAKIVTTNKTKLKSVYDPTCGSGSLLLRVAKEVQQVSTFYGQEMNRTTYNLARMNMIMHDVHYSKFDIKQEDTLEKPQHPNLKAEAIVANPPFSAKWSANPLHNNDDRFSAYGKLAPKSKADFAFVQHMIHHLDEAGTMAIVLPHGVLFRGAAEGLIRQHLIETCNYLDAVIGLPANIFYGTSIPTCILVFKKQREHSDTILFIDASQEFDKAKTQNFLRSEDIHKIITTYRERTVIDKYSYIASLEEVKENDYNLNIPRYVDTFEEEEAVDLKAVAQELKSLESEMEATDAVIADFCQQLGIDAPF, encoded by the coding sequence ATGTCAGAAGAACACAAAAAACAGCTGGAGCAACAACTTTGGAATATTGCCAACACCCTAAGAGGGAAAATGAATGCAGATGAATTTAGAGACTATATCTTAGGCTTTATTTTTTACAAATACCTATCTGAAAAAATGCACTTGTACGCCAATCGCTTGTTGGCAGGGGAGGACATCGAAGAATATACACAGATAGACGAAGCATCTGCAGAAGGAGAAGAATATTTGACGGCCATTAGAACAGAAGCGGTGGAAACCTTGGGTTTTTTCTTAAAACCTAGCGAATTGTTTCATCAAGTGGCACTACGTGGCGCTGCTCAAGCAGAAGATGAAAATGCCGAAGCTCAAAGCAACTTTATTTTGCAAGATTTGACCGATATTTTGAAGAGTATCGAGCAGAGCACGATGGGTGCAGGGAGCGAGGACGATTTTGAACAATTGTTTGAAGATTTGGATTTGACCTCGACTAAATTAGGGCGCACGGAAAAGGACAAAAATGCCTTGGTGGCAAAAGTCTTGGCGCATTTGGATAAAATTGATTTTAAGTTAGAAGATACCGAAGCCGATGTGTTGGGCGATGCCTACGAATATTTGATTGGGCAGTTTGCGAGTGGAGCAGGGAAGAAGGCAGGGGAATTTTATACGCCCCAACAGGTGTCTATGGTCTTAGCTAAGATTGTGACCACCAACAAAACAAAATTGAAATCGGTTTACGATCCCACTTGTGGCTCTGGGTCTTTGTTGTTGCGAGTTGCCAAAGAAGTACAACAAGTTTCTACCTTTTATGGGCAAGAAATGAACCGTACGACCTACAATTTGGCTCGTATGAATATGATCATGCACGATGTTCATTATAGTAAGTTTGACATCAAGCAAGAAGATACCCTAGAGAAACCACAACACCCGAACTTAAAAGCGGAAGCTATTGTGGCGAATCCTCCTTTTTCTGCCAAGTGGTCGGCAAATCCTTTGCACAACAACGACGACCGTTTTTCTGCTTATGGCAAATTAGCCCCTAAATCCAAGGCAGATTTTGCCTTTGTGCAACACATGATTCATCATTTGGATGAAGCTGGCACGATGGCGATTGTTTTGCCACACGGGGTGTTGTTTCGTGGTGCAGCGGAGGGCTTGATTCGTCAACATTTGATTGAAACTTGCAATTACTTGGATGCGGTGATTGGCTTGCCTGCCAATATCTTTTATGGTACCTCCATTCCGACATGTATTTTGGTCTTTAAGAAGCAACGGGAGCATTCTGATACCATCTTGTTTATAGATGCCAGTCAAGAATTTGACAAAGCCAAAACGCAAAACTTCTTGCGCTCGGAGGACATTCATAAAATTATTACCACTTATAGAGAGCGTACCGTTATCGACAAATACAGCTATATAGCGAGCTTGGAAGAGGTCAAAGAGAACGATTACAACCTCAATATTCCTCGTTATGTGGATACCTTTGAGGAGGAGGAAGCGGTGGACTTAAAGGCGGTGGCTCAAGAGCTAAAAAGCTTAGAGTCGGAGATGGAAGCAACGGATGCCGTCATTGCGGATTTTTGTCAACAATTGGGCATTGATGCGCCTTTCTAA
- a CDS encoding restriction endonuclease subunit S has translation MVIMDDKKKKLVPALRFSEFEGEWEDIKYGNIYTFYSTNSFSRDNLNYEKGIVKNIHYGDIHTKFQTMFDIEKELVPFVNEDINISKIASDNYCKEKDLVIADASEDYADIGKSIEIINLNKERVIAGLHTFLARPNKRDLASGFGGYLMQSWAIRKQIMTIAQGTKVLGLSTKRVVNVLLTIPTLPEQQKIANFLSSVDKKIEQLRQKVSLLEDYKKGVMQQIFSQQIRFKDDNGEAFADWEYIKLGKLTYKVGKKNKENIQYPIYSINNQEGFLPQSEQFEGMDSNDRGYDISLYKIIKKGTFAYNPARINVGSIGFSGELDNVIISSLYVCFKTKENLEDAYLLKFLDTFDFNKGVLRNVEGGVRQYLFYDNFSSIKIPLPSNKEQLRIADFLNSIDEKIKQNQIKVKQAQQFKKGLLQQLFV, from the coding sequence ATGGTAATAATGGATGATAAAAAGAAGAAATTGGTGCCTGCTTTGAGGTTTTCGGAGTTTGAGGGGGAGTGGGAGGATATAAAATATGGAAATATTTATACATTTTATTCCACCAATTCATTTTCTAGAGATAATCTAAATTATGAAAAAGGGATAGTTAAGAATATTCATTATGGTGATATTCATACCAAGTTTCAAACAATGTTTGATATAGAAAAAGAACTTGTTCCCTTTGTTAATGAAGATATAAATATTAGTAAAATAGCTAGTGATAATTATTGTAAGGAAAAAGATTTAGTTATTGCTGATGCTTCTGAAGATTATGCAGATATAGGGAAATCTATCGAGATTATAAATCTAAATAAAGAACGTGTAATAGCAGGACTTCATACATTTTTGGCTAGACCCAATAAACGTGATTTAGCATCTGGTTTTGGAGGTTATCTAATGCAATCTTGGGCTATTAGAAAACAGATAATGACAATAGCTCAAGGAACAAAAGTATTAGGACTTTCGACTAAGAGAGTAGTTAATGTATTATTAACTATCCCCACCCTCCCCGAACAACAAAAAATAGCCAACTTCCTATCCTCGGTAGACAAAAAAATCGAACAGCTCCGCCAAAAAGTAAGCCTCTTGGAGGACTACAAAAAAGGCGTAATGCAGCAGATTTTTAGTCAGCAAATTCGCTTTAAGGATGATAATGGGGAGGCGTTTGCGGATTGGGAATACATTAAATTAGGTAAATTGACTTATAAAGTAGGTAAGAAAAACAAAGAGAATATTCAATACCCTATATATTCAATTAATAACCAAGAAGGTTTCTTGCCTCAGTCTGAGCAGTTTGAGGGAATGGATAGTAATGATAGAGGTTATGATATTAGCTTGTATAAAATAATCAAGAAAGGAACCTTTGCTTATAACCCTGCAAGAATTAATGTTGGGTCTATAGGGTTTAGTGGAGAGTTGGATAACGTTATTATTAGTTCACTTTATGTTTGTTTTAAAACAAAAGAGAACTTGGAAGATGCTTATCTACTTAAATTCCTAGATACATTTGATTTTAATAAAGGAGTTCTTAGAAATGTAGAAGGAGGTGTTAGGCAGTATCTTTTTTATGATAATTTTTCTAGTATAAAAATTCCTTTACCATCAAACAAAGAGCAACTTAGAATAGCTGATTTTTTGAATAGTATAGATGAAAAAATCAAACAAAATCAAATAAAAGTAAAGCAAGCCCAACAATTCAAAAAAGGCTTGTTACAGCAACTATTTGTATAA
- a CDS encoding site-specific integrase, whose amino-acid sequence MIKNSLPQLYTANNSLTARWFVYYYNDQGKRIKKYGDINKFKTLQARKVAARKLMDQLESVHLQKVNRGIIQKILEELESRKPIWRPKTYSCKKSKIRIFTNWMQNKKWNEESVYQFFFEHLTKEKRLSPNTYNDYIQCITQALSWCDQQHLLDAIETRKASPTPATYFTQSQITFLSNAIKNKNPNLWFFVQFVYYCFLRPRAELRLLKVGDIIIEEQKILVPSNISKNKKQQYVAIPNAFFPTVKQKLKNRTPNEYLFPGTHYLAPTGMNTFGRQHRLILKELGFDTTRYKLYSWKHTGAVAAVKAGIHIKQLQIQLRHHSLDQVDEYLRQLGVSDLGDLRDKFPSI is encoded by the coding sequence ATGATTAAAAATAGTTTGCCTCAATTATACACTGCTAATAATTCACTAACTGCTCGATGGTTTGTTTACTATTATAATGACCAAGGCAAACGAATTAAAAAATATGGTGACATCAATAAATTCAAAACGCTACAAGCTAGAAAGGTTGCAGCTAGGAAATTGATGGATCAATTAGAGAGCGTCCATTTACAAAAAGTCAATAGAGGAATTATCCAAAAAATACTGGAGGAATTAGAAAGCAGGAAGCCAATATGGAGACCTAAAACTTATAGTTGCAAAAAATCCAAGATTCGTATTTTTACCAATTGGATGCAAAATAAAAAGTGGAATGAGGAAAGTGTTTATCAATTCTTCTTTGAACACCTAACCAAAGAAAAAAGATTATCTCCTAATACATACAACGACTATATACAGTGCATTACTCAAGCACTTAGTTGGTGTGATCAACAGCATCTATTAGATGCAATTGAAACTCGAAAAGCTTCTCCTACTCCAGCCACATACTTTACCCAGAGCCAAATAACATTTCTAAGTAATGCCATAAAAAATAAGAATCCTAATTTGTGGTTTTTTGTGCAGTTTGTGTATTACTGTTTCCTTCGACCTCGTGCAGAGCTTCGGTTGCTCAAGGTGGGAGATATTATCATTGAGGAACAAAAAATTCTTGTCCCTTCTAACATATCCAAAAATAAAAAGCAACAATACGTTGCGATCCCTAACGCTTTTTTTCCTACTGTCAAGCAAAAACTAAAAAACCGTACTCCTAACGAATATTTATTTCCTGGTACGCATTATTTGGCTCCTACTGGTATGAATACTTTTGGGCGGCAACACCGACTAATTTTAAAAGAATTGGGTTTTGATACTACTCGCTATAAGTTGTACTCCTGGAAGCATACGGGCGCTGTTGCTGCAGTAAAGGCTGGCATTCATATTAAACAACTACAAATTCAATTACGCCATCATTCCTTGGATCAGGTGGACGAATATTTGAGACAATTGGGTGTCTCTGATTTGGGGGATCTGAGGGATAAGTTTCCTAGTATTTAA